The DNA segment AGACGTGGCCGAGGGGCGCGAGCTGGGCGACACCACGACCCTCGCCGACCCCAGCGTGGTCGACGAGCTCCGCGGTTCCTGACTCCGGCATTCGCCTGTACCCCGCAATCGCCTGTGCCCGGCAATCGCCTGTGCCCCGCAATCGCCTGTGCCCGGCAATCGCCTGTTCTCCGATAACCAGTGGTCGTGATCACGACCACTGGTTATCGGAGAACAGGCTGGGGCGCGCGAGGCTGGGGCGCGCGAGGCTGGGGCGCGCGAGCGGGCTGGTTCAGGCGGCGAGGGCGGCGGTGACGATACCCACGATCACCCGTTGAGCCGCGGCCTTGGACAACCCCTGGAACGAACGCAAGCGCTCCCAGGCCCCCCAGCTCAGCGCCAGGTCCATCGTGTTCAGCGCGTTCTTGCGCTCGGCCGTCGACATGGCTGCCAGCTCGACCGCGAACAGGTCCGCGAGTTGGCGCTGCAGCGCGCCGTTGCCCAGCTTCACGACCTGTTCGATTTCGGGGCCGTTTTGCACCTGGCCCATCGCGAAACGACGTACCGGCGTGAGCTTCTCGTTGGCGGTTGAGCGGATCTTGGTGATCTGGGTGATTCGATCGGCCAACGGCAGCGTCACGTCGGGCACGAGGAACAAGGCGCCGGCGTCTTTGGAGACGTCGGCGATGACCGCCGAGCGGATGTCGTCGAGGCTGTCGAAGAGCCGGAAAATCGAACGGTGAGCGATCCCCGAATGCTCGGCGAGCGCCGCGGCGGTGGGGAACCCGTTATGGGTCTCGATGTAGGAGATCGTGGCGTCGATCAGACGCTTTCGGCTGCGCTCGCTACGAAGACGCCGTCCGTCGATGGATGGTAGATCCGACACAAACAGGGACCATACACTGCCAATGCCTCGGCGGGGTCGCGAACTGCGTGGTCTGTGTCGCATCTCAGCCCGTCGCCCCGCAGCGGTGCGGCGCCGTGGTTCAGTGGAGGTGCCGAAACGGGCAGATGCGCCCGTCACGCCCAGGTCAGGACTTCGCCATGATGAACAACCTCAAGACCGCAGCACTGCTGGCAGCCATGGGCGGGCTGATCATGGCGTTGGGTGCGATGTTGGGCGGCCGCAGCGGACTCACCATCGGGCTCATCATGGGCCTGGTTATGGTCGCCGGGTCGTACTGGTTCAGCGACAAGCTCGCCATCGCGTCGGCACGCGCACGGCCGGTGAGCGCACAGGAGTTCCCGCAGTACCACGCCACGGTCGCCAACCTGGCACAGCGCGCGAACATCCCGATGCCGCGCCTCTATGTCGCCCCCAACCCTCAGCCAAACGCTTTCGCCACCGGACGCAACCCGGCCAACGCCGCGGTGTGCATCAACGAGGGGCTCATGCAGTACCTCACCTGGGAGGAGATCTCCGGGGTGCTGGCCCACGAGATCTCCCACGTGCGCAATCGCGACATCCTCACGAGTTCGGTCGCGGCGGCCATCGCCATGGGCATCACCTTCACCGCCCGCATGGCGATGTGGGGCGCGATGTTCGGCGGCGGAGGGCGAAGCGACGACCGCGACGGCGGGGGCATCGGCGCGTTGTTCATGGTCATCTTGGCGCCAATCGCGGCCTCGGTCATCCAGATGGCAGTGAGCCGAAGCCGAGAGTACGAAGCCGACGCCTCGGCCGCCCGACTGCTCGGCACCGGCGAACCGCTCGCCCGTGCGCTCGAGAAACTCGAGATCGGGGCACAACGCATTCCGGCCGAGGTCAACGAAGCGCAGGCACAGGCCTACATCGTCAATCCGTTGCGCGGAGGCGGGCAGAGTCTCGCCCGCATGTTCTCGACCCACCCGTCGACCGCGGACCGCATCTCCCGCCTGCGCGACCAATCCTGGCGCTGAACTGCCGGCCGCAGCGGGCTAGTCGCGGCAAGCGACGGCTAGTCGCGGAAGTTGCCGAACTGCAGCGGAATGCCGAAATCGTGCTCCTTGCACGCGGCGATCACGTCCTGCAGATCGTCGCGCTTCTTGGCGATCACGCGAATCTGTTCGCCCTGAGTCTGGCTCTGCAAACCCTTGATCCCGAGGGTCTTGATGAACTTGTTGATGTCCTTGGCCCGCTCGGAGTTGATGCCGGCGACCAGCGTCGCCACCTGTCGAACCGTCGCCCCGGCAGCGTCTTCGACCTTGCCGTAATCCAGCGACTTCATCGACAGCTTGCGCTTCGCGAACTTCTCCTCGAGCACCTGGCGAAGCGCGGTCAGACGGTCGGCGCTGACCGTGCGCAACGTGATTTCGGTGGGGGAGAGCTCGATGCTCGAGTCGGTGCCCTTGAAGTCGAAACGATTCGAGACCTCACGCTGGGCCTGATCGACGGCATTGCGCACTTCCTGTTCGTCGATCTCGGAACTGATGTCGAAACTGGGCACGGAGGGCTCCTTCAAAAGACGCTGGCCACGGGCGGGCTGCGGCGACGAACGAGGCGAGATTCCCGCAACGCAGGCGGTTTCGCCGGATACGGCCAACCACGCTATCCAATTTCGCAACCGCGATCGGTGGCGCTACCATGTGGCGTCCTTGGGTCAGTGCCCGAGTGGCCAAAGGGAGCAGGCTGTAAACCTGCCGGCGTAAGCCTACGGAGGTTCAAATCCTTCCTGGCCCACCAAGGATGCCCACCAAACCCCGCCTTCGGGCGGGGTTTCGTGCTGTTCGGACGCGTGTCGGCGACCGCCGCGACCAAACTGGAACCCATGGACACTGTCGACTGGCCCGACTCGGTGCAGCGCGTTCGCCGGCGGCTCGCCCATCTTGGTTATGAGGGCGAGGTGACGATGCTCGCCGAATCGGCCAGGAGCGCGCAGCAAGCCGCGGACGCGGTGGGAGCCGAGGTGGGGGCGATTGCGAAGGCGATCATCTTTCGGCGCAGTGGGGATGACGTGCCCGTGCTGGTCATCACCAGCGGAGCGAACCGGGTCGACATCGCCAAGGTCGAAGAGCTCGTCGGCGAAGTCGGCAAAGCAGATGCCGCCTATGTGCGGGAACGGACCGGCTTTGCGATCGGCGGGGTGAGCCCCATCGGGATGGACCCCGACGCCGTGGTGCTGTTCGACGAGGACCTGACTCGATTCGACACGGTGTGGGCGGCCGCCGGTCACCCCAACTCGGTGTTCGAGGCGACGCCCGCTCAGCTCGCCGCATATGCCGGGGCGCGCGTCGAAGACATCCGGGTCGACGACGGCGAGTCGGATGACTGACATGGCCGGCCTCGGCGAGGAACTGTGCGACGAGCTCGAGGCCATCTACGAACGCGGCCACTACCCGGCGCTGACGGTGCAACGACCGTGGTCGCAGCACAACCCCACACTCGTCGGCGAACTCGCTCGACCCGCCGCGCTGCGGTGGTATCTCATCCGTGAAATCGAGCGACTCGCCGAGGCCGGGGCGACCCTCAGCGCGACCGCGTCACGGGCACGCATCGCGCTCGACGATCCCCGCATGTTTCGCCAGGGGGACGAGTCGAACTGGGACCTGAAGCGCAAGAAGCTTTTCCTGTTCCCGCCCGAACGCATGGAACTCTCGCTCAACCGGCTGTCGCACTACACCGGCACCGAAGCCGAGACGTTTCAGCGCTACGTGTTGTTCACCAACTACCACATGCACGTCGAGGCGTTCCTCGAGATCTTCCCCGACTGTGTGAAGCCGAGCCGGTCGAACGTGCAAATGCCCGCGTACCACCACGTGATGGATAACCACTCGGGCATCACGTTGGTCAACATCGGCGTCGGCCCGTCGAATGCCAAGACGATTTCGGATCACGTGGCCGTCCTGCGACCCGACCTCATGTTGATGATCGGCCACTGCGGCGGACTGCGGAACCGCCAAGACATCGGCGATTTCGTGCTGGCGAGCACCTATGTCCGCGCCGATCAGGTCCTCGACGACGTCTTGGCTGGCTACGTACCGATCGTGTCGAACTTCCAGCTGAACCAGATCCTCCACGACGAGTTGAGCCGACGACGCCTGCCGTTTCGGATGGGCACCGTGTTCACGACCTCTAACCGGAACTGGGAGTTCAACCAAGCCCAACCGTTGGAACAGATCTCCGCGTCGCGAGCGGTGGCCACCGACATGGAATCGGCCACCATCGCCGCCAACGGATTTCGGTATCGGGTGCCCTCGGCGACGCTGCTCGTCGTGAGCGACAAGCCGCTGCACGGTCAACCGAAACTCGAGGGACCGGCCAAGGAGTTCTACGAGGCCTCCAAGCGCCAACACGTCGAGGTGGCGATCTCCGCGGTGAACGAGGTGAACCAGCGTTGGCCGGGCGGATTGCCGTCGGCAGACCTGCGATCGACCGACGAGCCGCTCATCGGTGGTCCGGCGGAGGTGGACTGAGCGCGCTCAGGTTCGCGCCCGCACCCCGCGCCCAGCGCCCCGCGCCGCGCCCCAGTCCGCGTTCTGTAGGTAATCGCGGTGGCTATGACCGCCGCGATTACCTACAGAACGGCAGTGGTGAGGGGGCAGCAGTGGTGGCCGTCGCGCGGGTGGCGGCGGCCCGGCCGGCGTCGTCGCCACTCGACATCGCCGCATCCGCAAGCCAACCCTTGGCCGTGATCCAATCGCCGGCGAACCACACGCCCGGCAGGTCCGCAGTGGCGATCTGCGGGGTGTCCGCCCCCGAGGCGTGTGGTTGCGGGCGATCGTGGGCGACGACCATGCGGCGGCGTTCGATGATCTTGATCGTGCGATCACGCCAGCCCGGCTCCACCGCGTCGAGCGCGGTCTCGAGTTCGGCGCGAGGGTCGAGGTCCGGGCACAGGTCTGGTTCGTAGATCAACCCGTGCAGCACCGCCTGCGAATCCGGCGCGAGGCGGGCGTCGGTCGCGTGGTCGACGAGGTAGAGCGGAACATCGGTTCCGTACAGCGCGGTGCCGCGGCCGGTTCGTGAAGCCAGG comes from the Microthrixaceae bacterium genome and includes:
- a CDS encoding zinc metalloprotease HtpX, which gives rise to MMNNLKTAALLAAMGGLIMALGAMLGGRSGLTIGLIMGLVMVAGSYWFSDKLAIASARARPVSAQEFPQYHATVANLAQRANIPMPRLYVAPNPQPNAFATGRNPANAAVCINEGLMQYLTWEEISGVLAHEISHVRNRDILTSSVAAAIAMGITFTARMAMWGAMFGGGGRSDDRDGGGIGALFMVILAPIAASVIQMAVSRSREYEADASAARLLGTGEPLARALEKLEIGAQRIPAEVNEAQAQAYIVNPLRGGGQSLARMFSTHPSTADRISRLRDQSWR
- a CDS encoding YajQ family cyclic di-GMP-binding protein, which gives rise to MPSFDISSEIDEQEVRNAVDQAQREVSNRFDFKGTDSSIELSPTEITLRTVSADRLTALRQVLEEKFAKRKLSMKSLDYGKVEDAAGATVRQVATLVAGINSERAKDINKFIKTLGIKGLQSQTQGEQIRVIAKKRDDLQDVIAACKEHDFGIPLQFGNFRD
- a CDS encoding YbaK/EbsC family protein; this encodes MDTVDWPDSVQRVRRRLAHLGYEGEVTMLAESARSAQQAADAVGAEVGAIAKAIIFRRSGDDVPVLVITSGANRVDIAKVEELVGEVGKADAAYVRERTGFAIGGVSPIGMDPDAVVLFDEDLTRFDTVWAAAGHPNSVFEATPAQLAAYAGARVEDIRVDDGESDD